The genomic interval TCAAAGCCCGCGTCGCGGGTAAGTTGCCCGAGGGCAGCACGCTTACTCTAAATGCCACAAATACGAGCGGTGCATCCTGGTCGCTTCCTGTGACGGTCCTTTCCGCAGAGAGTTATCAGGAACTCAACATCGAAGTTGGTGGCGACGATGCGCGCGCGTTCGGCATGCACCGTGTTCAGGCCCAAATCATGGGAGCCAATGGTGAAGCCCTGTCGCTGAAATCGGAGACACTCCTGGGGCGCGCCCCCGAACCCATCCCGGGCCCAATGCCTGAATCGTATTTCGGGACTCACCTTCTCCTCGAAGAACCTGGACTTCCGGTGATGGCGAAGCTCGGCTACAAGTGGCTTCGTATCCACGATGCCTCCGGGATCACAAAATGGGGCTACGTCGAGCCGGAAAAGGGTAAGTGGGAATGGCGCGACGACCAAATCGAACTGGCGCGGAAGTATGGTTTCAGCATCATTGGTATGCTGGACGGATCGCCCGCATGGGCATCCGGCACCGATGAAAAGGGCTACTTCCGCATCTATCACGCCCCGAAGAATATCGACGATTGGCGCAACTACGTGCGAACCATTGTCGGAAAGTATGCCGGTGTTATTGATGAGTGGGAAGTGTGGAACGAGCCTTGGGACATGTTCCGTTTCTTCCAAGGGGGAAGTCCTGCTCTCTACGCGGAATTGCTGAAGAGCGCCTACACGGAAGCGAAAGCAGTAAACCCGAAGTGCACCATCATCGGCTTAGACACGTATCCGCCGTTCTGGGAACAAGCCGTCCTTGCGTCGGGCGCATACGAAAACTATGACCTTGCGTCATGGCACCGCTACGATTCCATGCTTCAGGGCCGGCCTAACGATTCCATTGCAAAAGTTACCGCGCGAATCAATGCCGAACAGGCCAAATACGGCGACCCGAAACCTACGCTGTGCAGCGAGGGCGGTACCGACGTCGCCATGTTTCACGGTTCCTTCTTCTCGTTCACCGATCCGGCGATGCTTGGTGATTGGTCGTTGGGGGCCGACAAGTACGCGCGGTGGTATCTCAGCGTCATTGCTTCGGGAAACAAACGATTCCTATCGTATTCGACACACGGCACATCTCGGCATGGAGCCAACACGCACAACCTGAAGGAACCGGGTCCCCTGCTGCGCCCGCTGCACCTAAGTCTTGCCGCGTTGGCCCACTTTGTTGACGGCGCAAAGCTGGAGTCTCGGCTTGCACCCGCGCGCGACGTTTCGGCGCTGGTGTTTCAACAGCCCAACGCGAGGCCGTATGCACAAGGTCCAAGCACCGTGGTGGTGCTCTATGCCGATGGCGACGCCCCCGAGAAGCTGCCAAGGCCATTGCCCGAAGGCGTGAAGTACTTTGACCGTTGGGGCAACTCGATCTCGGGAGTTTCGATTGCAGAACGCTCCCTGACCTTCATTGTGGCAGAAGGAGCTTCATCTCAGGCGCTTGTGGACAGTCTCACTCCCGATCCGGCTGTGGTCCCGGCGAATTACGAGAGCATGGACGTGTTGCTTGCCGAAACGGCGCGCGTCCTCTCCCCCGCCGCCTCAGACGATCCGGACCAATGGTCCTCTCTGCTCACGTCGCAGGGATCGTTCGTCATGCTGCCTGGAAAAGGAAAGGCTATCTTCACGACCCGCGAAGCGCTGCGGCATTGGAGCGGACTTGCGTCCGCGCTGGACGTTGCAGGAAACCTGACCGCGAGTGACGTGGTAGCGCGCGAAGCCGGCCAATTCACCCTTGGCACAGCGAGCTTCAAGGAAGACACAAGTGCCAAGACCTATCGCGCTGTCTTTGGCGCAGTGAAAGACGGCCCCACCGGCGGTTTCCGGCTCTTTGCCTTCTCGTTGATTCCTACCGGCGGCAATGCGGATCCTGCGACCAAGGACGCCGTAATGGCTGTCTTGAAACCGTGGGAGCAATCGATGGTCGTTGCGCACACGCGCGACCTGCATGGACTCTTCCACGACGGGCCAACGATCACGGCCTCGAATACGGCCAACGGCGAGTATTTCGTGTTCACCGAACCGGAATACCTCATCACGATGATCAACACGGCCGTTACGTGGGGGGCGGCGCAGAAGTCCGAAATGCAGGTGGAAGAATTCGAGGCTCTCGGCGACACGGCCGTTGTGGCGGGAACCTGGAAGCTTGCATCCCTCGCGTTCGGCAACGCGCCCTATGTATTCAGCGCGACGCTGCACAAAGTCGACGGCACATGGAAACTGGCGTCGATGATTTGCGGGCCAGGAAAAGCGTAGACGTATTTCCCTACGTCAACTCAGTGTAAAAGGGCCGAGGCATTGCGCCTCGGCCCTGTTGAATCTCTTTACGCAACTGTCCGCAACGAAAATCTGATCATCCTGGCATATGCTCGTCAGTAGGGGTCATTGATCACTGCGAGTTGGGTCAACATGACTGCCCACGTGCTGCAAATGGGCCATTCCTCCTGATACTTAATGAATCGAACGTGGCCGTCCATGTAGAGAACGTTGCCGCCGCCCGGGATATGGTTATACGAAGCGTACCCGCTGATATCCGGCGCGATCGCAACGTCCCACATCACCGCAATGCTGCTCTGTGCTTTGGCGCTTGCGGCAGGGTTGTTGATATCGCTTATGAAAAATCGTTCAATCCCTTCGCGCAACCGGTACACGATGCGTCCGTCCGGCAATTCGATGTCATTCTCGTGAAGATCTGCCCATTCGGGGGCATCTTGATCCCAGCGAGTGCCCGGCGCTTGCCCCGCGCTGATTTCCGCCTGTATAGCCGTAATTGCGGCAATATCGTAGTCAGCGAAGAATGTCACCGGCATCAAGTTGAAGGGAGTCCCCGCAGGGAGATAATGCTCCGGACCAATCGCCCAACCCATATACTGATAAGCAATATCCCAGAATTTGCACGGATTCACTGGATCTTGATGGAAGTAGAATTCCAAGTCTTCGTCGCGTGGTGCGGACGGACACAGCGCGATGTCCGGGTCCGTCCAGTATTCTGGAAACATACCAGGAGCGTTGGGGAAAAGATGGTTCTGGTTTATAAATGGTCCGGGACTCGTGTCTTCACACGTCCCTGCATGTTTCTTTAACATGGAAGGGTACTTCTCTCCCTTCGCCTCATTTGCATAC from Candidatus Hydrogenedentota bacterium carries:
- a CDS encoding DUF1559 domain-containing protein, whose protein sequence is MRRKGFTLIELLVVIAIIGILAAILLPALARAREAARRASCQNNLKQFGLIYKMYANEAKGEKYPSMLKKHAGTCEDTSPGPFINQNHLFPNAPGMFPEYWTDPDIALCPSAPRDEDLEFYFHQDPVNPCKFWDIAYQYMGWAIGPEHYLPAGTPFNLMPVTFFADYDIAAITAIQAEISAGQAPGTRWDQDAPEWADLHENDIELPDGRIVYRLREGIERFFISDINNPAASAKAQSSIAVMWDVAIAPDISGYASYNHIPGGGNVLYMDGHVRFIKYQEEWPICSTWAVMLTQLAVINDPY